The genomic interval GACTACGTGACCAAGCCGTTTGGTATTCAGGAGTTTCTGGCGCGGGTGCGCGCCTTGCTGCGCCAGGTGCCGCAGGCCGGCGGGGGCGAGGTGGCGGCCAGTTTCGGGCCGTTGACCGTGGACTTTGCCTTCCGCCGCGTGACCCTGGAGGGCGTCGAGGTGGCGCTGACCCGCAAGGAGTATGCGTTGCTGGCCCAGCTGGCCGGGCACCCGGGCCGGGTGATTACCCAGCAGCAGTTGCTCAAGGACATTTGGGGGCCGACCCATGTGGACGATACCCACTACCTGCGGATCGTGGTCGGGCACCTGCGGCAAAAACTCGGGGATGACCCCATGGCGCCGCGTTTCATCATCACCGAGGCGGGCGTCGGCTACCGGTTGGTCGCGCCCGCCTGATGATGCCGGCCGGGCGGCCATTGCGCGTGGTCAGGCCCTTGGCGGCTCCTTTTCGAACAGTTGCCGTACGACTTCCAGGTAGCGCCGCGCGCCCAGGCCCAGGGGCCGCGGTTTGACCCAGATGATGTCGACCCACAGCCGTAAGCGGCTGGCCATGTTGTCGAAGCGCACCTCGGCCAAGGCGCCCGAGGCAATCAACGGTTCGACCAGCGGCTGCGGCAGGTAGGCCCACCCCAGGCCGGATTGCACCAGATCCAGCGTAGCTAGGTAGCTGTCGGTCAGCCAGATGCGCCGCGACAACACCATGCGCGGGTCGGAGCCGGTGGCTTTGCCGGAGGCCACGATGATTTGCCGTTGCTCGGCGAAGGCTTCTTCGGGCAGTGGTGTGCCACTGTTGCGCCCGGCGGGGTGGCGGGGTGATGCGACGGCGACCAGCAACTGGCTGCCGGCTTCAAGAAATGACTCACGCTCATCGATGCCGGGCCGTTCGAAAACCAGCGCCAACTGCACGCTGCCGTCATGCAGCAAACGAATCGCTTCGGCTTGCGTGGCCGAACGCACTTCGATCTCAAGGCTTGGGAATTCTTGCGCGAGGGTTTCCAGCGGTTGGCTCCAGCGGCCGGTTTGCAGCTCGGGTGCCATGGCGATGGTCAGGCGCTTTTCCAGCCCCTTGTGCAGCTGCAGGGCCTGGGCGTCGAGCAGGTTGAGCTGGCAGATCACCTGCCTGGCCTGAGGTTCGAGGGCCAAGGCGGCGCTGGTTGGCAAGGCTTTGCGCGTGGCCCGGTCGAACAGGGCCAGGTCCAGCTCGGCTTCCAGCTGGGCGATGGCCATGCTCACGGCCGAAGGCACGCGGCCCAGCTTGCGCGCTGCTGCGGAAAACGACCCTGCCTCCAGTACGGCCAGAAAAACGGCAAGTGAGTCGCTGGTGAAGGCCATTGTCAGAAAACCTGATTGATCGGTTGAGCCGCGTAGGCTGTGATGGGGGCTGCGCAGCGGCCCCCGTTATGACGGTGTGTTGCTGCAGAAAAGTATGAGTTTTCAAGCAGGCCTATAACAATCTCTTACAGATCTTCCGACAGGATACGGTCCACGCTGTCGACAAAGTAGTCCACGCTCGCCCGTGTGGTGCACATCGGTGGTTTGATCTTGAGGATGTTGAGGTAGTCGCCGGTCGGCTGCATGAAGATGCCCAGGTCACGCAAGCGGTCGCACAGCAGCAAGGTCTCCTCGGTCGCCGGTTCCAGCGTCTGCCGGTCGCGTACCAACTCAAGCCCCAGGTAGAAGCCCGAGCCATGCGCCGCACCTGCGAGCGGGTGCTTGTCGACCAGCGCCTGCAAGCGCGCCTTGAAGTAGCGGCCGGTGTCGCGGGCGTTGTCCCACAGCCCTTCCTCTTGCATCACGTCCAGCACCGCCATGCCGATGCGGCAACTGACCGGGCTGCCCCCCGCCGATGAGAAGAAGTAGCCCTGCGCCTCCAGCGCCTCGGCGATTTCGCGGCGGGTGATCACTACCCCCAGCGGCTGGCCGTTGCCCATGCCCTTGGCCAT from Pseudomonas kermanshahensis carries:
- a CDS encoding LysR family transcriptional regulator, giving the protein MAFTSDSLAVFLAVLEAGSFSAAARKLGRVPSAVSMAIAQLEAELDLALFDRATRKALPTSAALALEPQARQVICQLNLLDAQALQLHKGLEKRLTIAMAPELQTGRWSQPLETLAQEFPSLEIEVRSATQAEAIRLLHDGSVQLALVFERPGIDERESFLEAGSQLLVAVASPRHPAGRNSGTPLPEEAFAEQRQIIVASGKATGSDPRMVLSRRIWLTDSYLATLDLVQSGLGWAYLPQPLVEPLIASGALAEVRFDNMASRLRLWVDIIWVKPRPLGLGARRYLEVVRQLFEKEPPRA
- a CDS encoding response regulator → MSQSATLLVIDDEPQIRKFLRISLTSQGYKVIEAATGSEGLAQAALGKPDLVVLDLGLPDMDGQQVLRELREWSAVPVLVLSVRASEVQKVDALDGGANDYVTKPFGIQEFLARVRALLRQVPQAGGGEVAASFGPLTVDFAFRRVTLEGVEVALTRKEYALLAQLAGHPGRVITQQQLLKDIWGPTHVDDTHYLRIVVGHLRQKLGDDPMAPRFIITEAGVGYRLVAPA